The Vigna unguiculata cultivar IT97K-499-35 chromosome 11, ASM411807v1, whole genome shotgun sequence genomic sequence AGTAACCTAAACAATGATAAATCATCAAGAGTCAAATGTGAAACCATCTATGGATGTTCTTCATCGTTAATTTGGCTAATCATTCTCAAAATCCTAAATGGAAGTGTGTCAGCACATCCTAAATTGTCTTGTCATTCTTCCATGAACCACAAAACATCGTTTTTGTGTACAACATCATGGTTTATTCATCACACACGACAAATGATTTGTTCAATTCTAAGTTGTATGAAGAAATTACAAACCTGAGGAATGATGAACTTGTTGGTGAGGAGACAGACAGCAGGCAAGATACAATAAATGAGAAGGGGAATGGCTGTGACTGGATAGATTGTGGTGTTCACATAAGCAAACCTTTCAAGCCACTTTAGCCTTCCACCATAACCATACCAGATGGGACAATGTCTGCTGAAGAGAATTTCCACAGAACCTAAAGCCCATCGAAGCACTTGGTTTAGACGGTCGGAAAGATTGATGGGAGCCGAACCTTTAAACGCCGGCCGCTTAGGCATGCAGTAGATTGACCGCCAACCACGGGCATGCATCTTGAATCCGGTGAGAATATCTTCTGTGACAGAACCATAGATCCATCCTATCTGTGGAACAGAACACAAACAGTGAATGATCTTTCAAGATAACTATATGTTTAACCCTAGTTTATAGTTCATTTGTTAGAAATAGTGTGCTAAGTTGATAAGATCAGAGTGCAACTTAGGAACAAAAGAAAGTTGAAAATCAGAGAACATTGAGACCAACCTCCGATCCCCATTCTGATTTATCCTCATAACCACAGCTGATAACATGAATAGCCTCCTTAAGCAGAGTTTCTGGAGTAGCAGACTGAGGAACACCACCATTCTCCATAAGAGTGGAGGCTACAAAAACTGCAGACTGACCAAACCTTTTCTCAAGGCTCATTTGTGACATAAGTAGTGATTTCTCATCATCAAATCCAGTACCTGAAAACATGAGTCAGAAGTAAAGGTCTGATTAATAGGAAGAGTTGTTTTAAAAGAGTATGAAAATTGCACACATTTCATGAAGTAAATGCAACTTCAAGAGTTTCTACCTTCTACTCCTTCTTCTATATCCTCTAGACTGAAAATAGGTACAGTTGGGTCAACATTCTTGCTAGATTTTTTCTTGTCTGATCCTTTCTTACTAGATTTTGAACTCTTCTTCCGATTTCCACCACAAAGTGATGATAACAACCCAGGCTTTTTATGCTTGGGTTTAAGAGGAGGTTCATAACCATACAAAGCTGTCCTATTGAAGACACATCCAGTACCAACATAAACAGGACCCTGAATGCCATCCAAGCCTCTCAAGTTTATCTGTTCCGGAACAAAAAAGTATAACAAAGAGATTAAATCTCATATAGTCCacgagaataaaaaaaaagtagcaGAAATCAACACAAATCAGATGAACATGGCATGAGGTACTTACATCAAAGAACACTGTATTACGATTGGCATAACGATCGTTTCTATCAATACCATCAAACCTCTGTGGAAACTGGACATAGCATACATGTTTACCGAGGTTGGGATCCATCATAAAGCACATAGCTTCCCTCAAGGCCTTGCTGTTGTTTATGTAGTGATCACAATCAAGATTCAATAAGAAAGGTCCATTGGTAAGAACTGCAGATACTCTTACCTGCAAGTTATACAAATCACCACCAGTGAGATGACTATTTATAGTTATCTTTCACATTTTATACTGTAAAATGGTGCTCACAAGTGCATTCATGGCACCAGCTTTCTTGTGATGCTGGAAACCTGGGCGCTTTTCACGAGACACATAGACTAAACGGGGAAGTTCATTGCCCTCAGTGTCAAGTCCTCCACTTTGGCCCAAGAAAACCTGCAGATATAAAATGTGATATTATTTTAGTGAATGACATTCTAGCAATTACGCAACACTCCAACCAAGACTTAACAACATCTTCACAGCGTAAGACTTGCTCAAATGTAATTAGTAAtagaaatttagaaaattaCGTGTGTATTAAGTAAAACATCGATAAATGACTCCAACGATTATAGATGAACAGCTTCTAAAATGTCATCATCAAAAGTATTCAACCAACCTGGATCATTCCTGGATGGTCTCTGGTGTTATTTCCAGGCCATGGTGTACCATCTTGCATCACCCATCCTTCTTCGGGAATTTTCTGTGCCTTTGCAACAAGTCCATTGATACGAACTTTAAATTCCTCATATTCTCTCTGtgaaacataaatgaaaggtaaaattaaaagatacCAATGTGAAATACAAAACTCATGCAAATAGCCCAAATGCATATCAAACAGCAGAGTAATGCACTTGTATGTCAATATCTTCTTACCTTCATTGCTCTACGATCCTTGACAAATGATGGATGAACCTTATCTTTCAAGTAGTCAATCTTCTGTGCAAAGTACCACTCGGGTGCACGGGGTTCGATGCTATACTTCTTGGAAAAGGGAACCCATTTCCTCGCGAATTCGGATGTCTCGGCAAGGGCTTCAAATGTCAACATAGCAGCACCATCATCAGACACATAGCAGGAGACCTTATCCACAGGGTAGTCAACAGCCAGAATAGATAGTACAGTATTGGCAGTGACAAGAGGAGGTTCTTTTAATGGATCAACAGTACTGACAAAAATGTCAACAGCAGCTAGTTGTGAAGGCTCTCCTTCCCTATCATACCTGCAACTCATAATATGAATTTGGTATTAAGAGAATAGagattgaaaaagataaacagCATGCCGTATGCCACAATTTCTGGTTCAGAAGCACGGTAAAGTTCAAGAGTTACCTCAATGCAAGCCTATCAAGATATGTTTCACGGTTGACAGGAAGCCACTTGGGGAATTGATCCAATATCCAAGATATGGCAAACCAAATCTCACA encodes the following:
- the LOC114170109 gene encoding cellulose synthase A catalytic subunit 3 [UDP-forming]-like; amino-acid sequence: MESEGEAGAKPVTALSAQVCQICGDGVGKNVDGEPFIACDVCAFPVCRPCYEYERKDGNQSCPQCKTRYKRHKGSPAILGDTEEDGAATDGASDFNYDSDTQNQKQKISERMLSWQLTYARGEEVGAPSYDKEVSHNHIPLLTSGQEVSGELSAASPERLSMASPAVGGGKRVHNIPYSSDINQSPNVRAGDPGLGNVAWKERVDGWKMKQEKNVVPMSTGQAASERGAGDIDATTDVLVDDSLLNDEARQPLSRKVSIPSSRINPYRMVIMLRLVILCIFLHYRITNPVPNAYPLWLVSVICEIWFAISWILDQFPKWLPVNRETYLDRLALRYDREGEPSQLAAVDIFVSTVDPLKEPPLVTANTVLSILAVDYPVDKVSCYVSDDGAAMLTFEALAETSEFARKWVPFSKKYSIEPRAPEWYFAQKIDYLKDKVHPSFVKDRRAMKREYEEFKVRINGLVAKAQKIPEEGWVMQDGTPWPGNNTRDHPGMIQVFLGQSGGLDTEGNELPRLVYVSREKRPGFQHHKKAGAMNALVRVSAVLTNGPFLLNLDCDHYINNSKALREAMCFMMDPNLGKHVCYVQFPQRFDGIDRNDRYANRNTVFFDINLRGLDGIQGPVYVGTGCVFNRTALYGYEPPLKPKHKKPGLLSSLCGGNRKKSSKSSKKGSDKKKSSKNVDPTVPIFSLEDIEEGVEGTGFDDEKSLLMSQMSLEKRFGQSAVFVASTLMENGGVPQSATPETLLKEAIHVISCGYEDKSEWGSEIGWIYGSVTEDILTGFKMHARGWRSIYCMPKRPAFKGSAPINLSDRLNQVLRWALGSVEILFSRHCPIWYGYGGRLKWLERFAYVNTTIYPVTAIPLLIYCILPAVCLLTNKFIIPQISNLASIWFISLFLSIFATGILEMRWSGVGIDEWWRNEQFWVIGGVSAHLFAVFQGLLKVLAGIDTNFTVTSKASDEDGDFAELYLFKWTTLLIPPTTLLIINMVGVVAGISYAINSGYQSWGPLFGKLFFAFWVIIHLYPFLKGLMGRQNRTPTIVVVWSILLASIFSLLWVRIDPFTTRVTGPDVEECGINC